The Collibacillus ludicampi region GGCTCCCTGCGGATACCTTAACCGCGATCAAAGAATATATTATCGCGATTAAAGGACCGCTTACAACTCCTGTGGGAGGCGGGATTCGCTCTTTGAACGTTGCCTTGCGGCAAGAACTGGATCTCTATGTATGTCAACGCCCTGTGCGCTATTTTAATGGCGTGCCGAGTCCCGTGAAACATCCGGAGCTTGTAGATATGGTCATTTTCCGTGAGAATTCGGAGGATATCTATGCGGGCATCGAATGGGCGGAAGGGTCGCCTGAAGTGAAGAAAGTGATCCAATTTCTTCGCGAAGAAATGGGTGTCAAGAAAATCCGATTCCCTGAAACATCCGGAATCGGAATCAAACCGGTTTCGAAAGAAGGAACGGAACGCCTTGTTCGCGCTGCGATCGAGTACGCTTTGAAACAGAAGCGCAAAAGTGTAACGCTCGTCCACAAAGGAAATATCATGAAGTTCACAGAAGGCGCATTCAAAAACTGGGGATATGAGCTGGCTGAGCGGGAATATTCCGATAAGGTATTTACCTGGCAGCAATATGACCGCATTAAAGAACAACACGGCCAGCGCGCTGCTGACGATGCGCAGAAAGAAGCGGAAGCCAATGGCAAGATCATCATCAAAGATGTCATCGCTGATGCTTTCCTGCAACAGATCCTCACCCGTCCGAAAGAGTATGACGTCATTGCGACGCTCAACTTGAATGGTGATTACATCTCTGACGCATTGGCTGCACAAGTGGGTGGCATTGGTATCGCTCCGGGTGCCAATATTAACTATGAGACCGGCCATGCCGTGTTCGAAGCCACACACGGTACCGCACCGAAGTATGCAAACTTGGACAAAGTAAATCCGGGATCTGTGATTCTGTCCGGCGTTATGATGCTCGAATACATGGGCTGGCAGGAAGCGGCTGACGCGATCGTGAATGCGATGGAGAAAACGATCGAGCAGAAAACGGTTACTTACGATTTCGCGCGTTTGATGGAAGGTGCGACCGAAGTGAAGTGTTCCGAATTTGCATCAAAAATCATTGAAAACCTCTAATTTTTCCACAAGGAGGAGCAAATCGTGACAACGATTAAGCGCAAAAAAATCACTGTGGTTGGCGCGGGCTT contains the following coding sequences:
- the icd gene encoding NADP-dependent isocitrate dehydrogenase, with the protein product MAQFEKFPQPTEGEKVTLVNGKLQVPDNPIIPFIEGDGTGPDIWRASRRVFDAAVEKAYGGRRKIAWYEVFAGEKAFNTYGEWLPADTLTAIKEYIIAIKGPLTTPVGGGIRSLNVALRQELDLYVCQRPVRYFNGVPSPVKHPELVDMVIFRENSEDIYAGIEWAEGSPEVKKVIQFLREEMGVKKIRFPETSGIGIKPVSKEGTERLVRAAIEYALKQKRKSVTLVHKGNIMKFTEGAFKNWGYELAEREYSDKVFTWQQYDRIKEQHGQRAADDAQKEAEANGKIIIKDVIADAFLQQILTRPKEYDVIATLNLNGDYISDALAAQVGGIGIAPGANINYETGHAVFEATHGTAPKYANLDKVNPGSVILSGVMMLEYMGWQEAADAIVNAMEKTIEQKTVTYDFARLMEGATEVKCSEFASKIIENL